The DNA region TGAACCACCTGGGCTGGCTGCGCGCGCTGCGCGCCGCGCCGGACGGTCCCGACCTGCTGCCCGGGCTGCTCGCCGACGCCGCCGCGATGGGCTCCTTCGAGGAGGGCCGACTGTTCGGCGCGCGGTGGCCGGCGGCGCTCGGCTCGCTGCCCAACGAGTACCTGCACTACTACTACTTCCGGCGCGAGACGCTCGCGGCGGTGCGCGCGGCGCGGGCCACCCGCGGGGAGTTCCTGGACCGGCAGCAGGGCGACTTCTTCGCCGCGGCGGCGAAGGCGGGCGCGGCGGACCCGGCGGCGGCGTACCGGCTGTGGCGGCGGGCCCGGCGCGAGCGCGAGGAGACGTACATGGCCGACAGCCGCGCGGCGACCGGCGGTTGGCAGCGCGACCCGCACGACCTGGACGGCGGCGGCTACGACAGGGTGGCGCTCGCGCTGATGCGGGCGATCGCGCACGACGAGCGCGGCACGCTGATCCTGAACGTGCCGGGCGGCGGCGCGCTGCCGTTCCTCGACCCGGCCGCGGTGGTCGAAGTGCCGTGCGAGGTGGGCGCGTTCGGGGCGCGCCCACGGCCGGTGGCGCCGCCCGACGAGCACCAGGCCGGCCTGATGCTGGCGGTGAAGGCGGTGGAGCGCGCCACGATCGAGGCGGCCGTGACGGGTTCGCGCGCGGCGGCGCTGCGCGCGCTGGCGCTGCACCCGCTGGTGGACTCCGCCGCCGCCGCGGACCGGATCCTCACCGCGGCCGGCTGGTGAGCCGCCCGGCCCGCCGGCGAGCGCGCCCGCGAACACGCCGACGAACACGCCGGGGAGCGCGCCGGCGAACCACGTCGGCGAACACGCCGGGGAGCGCCGGGCAGCGCGCCGGCTTTCCTGAACACCGTCTGAACTGCGCGTTGACCTCGACGAAACACCCGCCGCGCCGACTTCGGCCCCCACGCGCGTAGACACCCCTTGACCTGCCACGATGCCGGGCCCTAAGTTCGCGGGCACCAACCAGCGTCGAAGGAGCACCGCCATGCCCCGAGCCCGCCTGTCCAGACGTTCCCTGGCCGTCGCCGCCGCCGCGGTCGCGCTGAGCGCGACCTTCTACGGCGTGGGCGCCGCGACCGCCGACAACTCCGTGCCGCGCAGCGACAAGGAGATCCCCAACCTCACCGACGTGGTGAACGACATCAAGGCGTACTACGGCGACACCGTCGACGCCTCGGGCGAGCACCAGGCGTCGGCGACGAGCAACTACGCCAAGCAACTCGCCGGCATCGAGGCGAAGGCGACCGCCACCCTGGCGCACAAGCCGCGGCACGGCGCCAAGCCGGCCATTGTCCTGGACGTCGACGACACGTCCCTGCTCACGTACAACTACGAGCTGGAGGTGGGCTTCAACTACACCCCGGCCAGCAACCAGGCCTACCTGGACACCAAGAACATGCCGCCGGTCTTCGGCATGGACACCCTCACCAACTGGGCGGAGGACCACGGCTACACGGTCTTCTGGATCACCGGCCGCCCGGAGTCGCAGCGCGCCGACACCGTCCGCAACCTGACCGCGGTCGGCTACCGCGCGCCCTCCGACTCCGCCCACCTGTACCTGAAGAACAGCGCCAACCCGCCCGCGTACCTCTCCTGCGGCGCGACCTGCACCACGGTCGAGTACAAGTCCGGCACCCGCGCGCACATCGAGTCGCTCGGCTACGACATCGTCGCCAACTTCGGCGACCAGTACAGCGACCTGAGCGGCGGCCACGCGGACCACGCGTACAAGCTGCCGAACCCGATGTACTTCCTGCCGTAACGGCCCGTCCCGGCAGGGGCGTCCACCGGTCGCGCCCGCGTCCCGGCACGGCATCCCCGGGCGGCGTGCCCGCGCCGGTCCCGCGGCCCTCAGCGGCGCCGCGGGACCGGGACGCGCACGAGGTCGGCGGCGACGGTGAGTTCGCCGGCGAAGCCGGCGGCGCGGGCCCGGTCGGCGAACGCGGCCGGGTCGCCGTAGCGCTGCGAGAAGTGGGTGAGGACCAGGTGCCGGACGCCGGCGTCGCGGGCCACCGCCCCGGCCTGTCCGGCGGTCAGGTGGCCGTACTCGGCGGCGAGCCCGGCGTCCTCGTCGAGGAAGGTCGACTCGATGACCAGCAGGTCGCAGTCCGCGGCCAGTTCGGGCACCGCGTCGCACAGCCGGGTGTCCATGATGAACGCCGCCTTCTGGCCCGGCCGGTGCTCGCTCACCTCGTCCAGGGTGACGCCGCCGAGCGCGCCCTCGCGCTGGAGCCGGCCGATCGCCGGACCGGTGATGCCGTGCGCGGCGAGCCGGTCCGGCAGCATCCGGCGGCCGTCCGGCTCGGCCAGCCGGTAGCCGTAGGACTCCACCGGGTGCGACAGCCGCGCGGCGGACAGGGTGAAGGCGGGCGTCACGGCCAGCACGCCGTCCGCGGCGACGGGCTCCTCGCGCAGGTCGGCGGTCTCGCGGTAGGCGGTGGCGTACCGCAGCCGCGCGAAGAAGTGCCGCCCGGAGGCCGGGTAGTGGGCGGTGACCGGGTGCGGCACCCGGTCGAGGTTGATCCGCTGGATCACCCCGGCCAGGCCCAGGCTGTGGTCGCCGTGGAAGTGCGTGACGCAGATCCGGGTGAGGTCGTGCGCGGCGACCCCGGCGTGCAGCATCTGCCGCTGGCTGCCCTCGCCGGGGTCGAAGAGGATGCCCTCGCCGTCCCAGCGCAGCACGTAGCCGTTGTGGTTGCGCTGCCGGGTCGGCACCTGGCTCGCGGTGCCGAGGACGACGAGTTCGCGCACCGGCGGTCCCTCAGCCCATGTGGGTGAGGTCGCGGCCGCCCAGCACGTGCGCGTGCGCGTGGAAGACGGTCTGGCCGGAGCCCGCGCCGGTGTTGAAGACGACGCGGTAGCCGTGGCCGTCGATCTTCTCCTGCGCGGCGACCTCGCCCGCCTCGCGCAGCACGTCCGCCGCCGCGCCCGGGTCGCCGGCGGCCAGCGAGGCCGCGTCGGGGTAGTGCACCCGGGGGATCACCAGGACGTGGGTCGGCGCCTTGGGCGCGATGTCGCGGAAGGCGACCGTCGTCGCGGTCTCGCGGACGACCGTGGCGGGGATCTCCCCGGCGACGATCTTGCAGAACAGGCAGTCGGCCTGCGGCTCTCCCGCCATGGCGGATGCTCCTCGGGTGCTGGGGTCTTCTGGGTCTTGAGGTGCTGGGGTCTGGGAGTGCTGGGGTGCTCGGTGTTCGGGTGCGGGCGTCCGGGCGCGCGCGCCCGCGTACGGGTTCTGGTACGCGGGCGCCGCGCGGCCCGACGGGAACGACTCTACGGACGCCGGGGCGCTACGGGCGGGGCGGCACGGGCGGCAGCGGCGGCGGGGTCTTGGCCGGGGTCTCCTCCAGCGCGGCCAGCGCCAGCGCGATCGCCGTGTCGAGCTGCGGGTCGCGGCCGGCCGCCGAGTCCTGCGGGGTGTGCACCACCTCGACGTCCGGGTCGACGCCGTGGTTCTCCACGCCCCACCCGTAGCCCTCCAGCCAGAAGGCGTACTTGGGCTGGGTGACCAGCGTGCCGTCGACCAGCCGGTAGCGGCTGTCGATGCCGATCACGCCGCCCCAGGTGCGGGTGCCGACGACCGGGCCGATGCCGAGCGCGCGCACCGCCGCGTTGACGATGTCGCCGTCGGAGCCGGAGAACTCGTTGGCGACGGCGACGACCGGGCCGCGCGGCGCGTCCTGCGGGTAGCTGTAGACCGGGCCGCCGCGCGGCAGGTCCCAGCCGACGATGCGGCGGGCCAGCTTCTCCACCACCAGCTGCGAGGTGTGGCCGCCGCTGTTCTCCCGGACGTCCACCACCAGGCCCTCGCGGGCGACTTCGAGCCGCAGGTCGCGGTGGAGCTGGGCCCAGCCGCTGCTGACCATGTCCGGGACGTGCAGATAGCCCAGCCGCCCCCCGGACGCCTGGTGGACGTGCGCCCGGCGGCCGGCGACCCAGTCGTGGTAGCGCAGCGCCTCCTCGGCGGCCAGCGGCACCGCGACCACGTGGCGCACCGCGCCGCCGCCGGCCGGGGCGACGGTCAGCTCGACCGGCTTGCCCGCGGTGCCGACCAGCAGCGGCCAGGGGCCGGTCGCGGGGTCGACCGGGCGGCCGTCCACGGCCAGCAGCAGGTCGCCGGCGCGGACCGCGACGCCGGGCGCGGCCAGCGGCGAGCGCGCCTCGGGGTCGGAGGACTCGCCCGGCAGCACCCGGTCGACCCGCCACGCGCCGTCCTCGGTGCGGGACAGGTCCGCGCCGAGCAGGCCCTGGCGGTGCAGCGGGTCGCGGTAGCCGCCGGTCCCGGTGACGTAGGCGTGCGAGGTGCGCAGTTCGCCGTGCAGCTCCCAGAGCAGGTCCACCAGGTCGTCGTGGGTGGCGACGGCGTCCAGCAGCGGCCGGTAGCGCTCGCCCAGCGCGTCCCAGTCCAGGCCGTTCATGTCCGCGCGCCAGAAGTTGTCGCGCATCAGGCGGTGCGTCTCGTCGAACATCTGCCGCCACTCCTGCGCGGGGCGGACGGTGACGCGGACCCGGCCGAGGTCGACCGAGGCGGCGCCGTCGGAGTCGTCGGAGGAGTCGGACTTGCTGTCGGCGGGCACGATCCGCAGCCGGCCGCCGCTGGTGATCAGCACCTTGGCGCCGTCGCCGGTGACCGCGAAGTCGTCGGCGGCGTCGGAGATCTCCTCGACCCGCAGGTGGCCGAGGTCGTAGCGCTCCAGCACGCTGTCCGGCGGCTGCGCGTCGGGGGTGGCCAGCGACGAGCCGAGCATGCCGGTCAGCGGGTGGCGCAGCCACAGCACGCCGCCCTTGGCCGCGCGCAGGCCGGAGTAGCGGCCGGCCTCGACCGGGAAGGGCACGATGCGGTCGGCGATGCCCTCGGCGTCGACGGTGGTCGGGCGCGGGCGCTCGGGCACGCTCTTGTCGTCGCCCTGGTCGCCGCGGCCCTCGCCGTCGTCGTCGAGCCGGCCCCGGGCCCGGTGCCGCCGTCGCCGGAGCCGCCGGCCGCGCCCGGCTCGTCGTCGTCCTCGTTCTCGTACGGGCGGCCGTGGCGCTGCGGGCCGAACGGCGAGGGGGTGGTCGCGGCCAGCGTGATCAGGTACGGCCGGCAGGCGTTGGGGAAGGACAGGTCGAAGACGTGCGCGTCGTAGACCGGGTCGAAGGCCCGCTCGGACAGGAACGCCAGGTGCCGGCCGTCCGCGGTGAAGGCCGGCGCGAAGTCGTTGAAGCGCAGCGGCGTCGCCTCGACCACGGTGAGGTCGGCGGTGGCGGCCAGCTTGATCTGGCGCAGCCCCCCGGGGCCCGGCTGGGACCAGGCGAGCCAGCCGGAGTCGGGCGAGAAGGCCAGGTCGGAGCAGTCGCCCTCGGCGCCCGCGGTGACCTCGCGGACCTCGCCGGTCTGGGTCTGGACCAGCAGCACGCGGCCGTCGTGCGAGGCGACGGCGATGCGGTGGCCGTCGGGCGAGACCTCGATCTCGTGGACGCGGCCGAGGCGGCCCGCGGCCAGGCGCCGCGGCGCGGGGGCGGCGTCGGGGGCGGAGCCGGTGTCCGGGGTGGAGCCGGTGTCCGGGGTGGAGCCGGTGTCCGGGGTGGACGCGGTGTCCGCGGCGGACGCGGCCGGATCGCCGCCCGCCGGGGCGGAGTCGGGGGCCGCACCGGCCGGCGTGGCCGCGGCGGGCGGCGCGGGGGTCGCGGGCGCGGGCGGCACGAGTCCGGTCGCCGGCGCGATGTCCAGCGCGTCGTCGCCCTCGGCGTCGGTCACCCACACCACGTACTGGTCGGCGCCCTGCTGGAAGACCCGCGGGTGGCGGGCGCGCACGCCGGCGGTGTCGGCGAGGACGCGGGCCGGGCCGCCGCGGTGGGTGAGCCAGTGCACGGTGCCGCGGATCTCCACGGCGCTGCCGCGCCCGGTCCGGTCCGGCCGCGCGTCGCCCAGGTACCGCGCGGCGCGCACCGGGTGGGGCTGGAGGTCGCCGCGCTGGCCGCCGAGGCGGATCTGCAGGACGCGCGGCTCCCGGCCGGCGTCGAGGCCGTCCAGCAGGTGCAGCCGCCCGCCCGCGGTCCAGGCCACGCGGGTGCCGTCGGTGGCGGCGTGCCGTGCGTAGAACTCCCCGGGCTCGCCGTGCCGGCGCAGGTCGGAGCCGTCGGGCAGGCTGGAGTAGAGCGCGCCCGTGCCCTCGTGGTCGCTGAGGAACGCGATCCGCTCCCCCACCCACATCGGGCACTCGATGTTGCCGTCCAGGTCCGCGTGCACCCGGTGGAAGTCGCCGCCGCCGTCCGGGTCGAGCCACAGCTTGCCCGCGGTGCCGCCGCGGTAGCCCTTCCAGTACGCGGCCTCGCGGCCCATCGTCACCGACTGCAGCAGCACCGCGCCGTCCGGGCCGTAGCTCACGTCGCCCACCGGGCCGTAGGGCAGCACGGTGAACGGGCCGCCGTCCAGCGGCAGTCGCCGCGCCCAGGTGCGGCGCAGGCTGCCCTGGCCGGCGGCGGTGGTGACCACCGGCCGGCCGTCCGGGGTCCATGTGCGCACCGCGGTGCGGGCGTTGCCCCAGTAGGTGAGCCGGGTGGCGGGGCCGCCGTCCAGCGGCGCGACGTGCACCTCGGGGGCGCCGTCGCGGGTGGACGTCCAGGCGATCAGGTCGCCGCCGGGGGCGATCCGGGGCCGCCCGACCGGCATGTTGTCCGCGCTGACCCGCCAGGCGCGACCGCCGTCGAGCGGCGCCACCCAGACGTCGTCCTCCGCGGTGAAGGCGATCACGTCGCCGTGCGGGTGCGGGTTTCTGAGGTACGAGGGCTGCGGCGGCCTCGGATGCGTCGTCACCCGACCACCCTAAAACCTCGATCAACTCGGCGTCGCGGTGCGGTGGACGCACCGGCCCAGACCGGATACGTCGAAGACGGTGCGCCCGGCCACCTCGGCGGTGAGCCGGCCGCGCACGCAGGTGTCGTCCTGCTGCTCGGTCACCGTGCCCTTGACGGTGATCTTGCGCTGGTCGTCGGTGCGGCCGAGGCAGTCGACCGTGGCCCGGCGGTCGCCGGTCGAGGCGCCGCAGGAGAGCCACTGGACCTTCACGTGGTCGTTCTTCAGCGCGCGGGTGGCCAGTTGGTCGGTGGTCACCGACACCGAGCTCTCGGCGAGGCCGTCGGCGGGGTCGCAGCCCGACGCGCCCACCAGCAGGGCCGCGGTGGTTGCGGTGAGTGCCGTGACCGCCCAGATCTTCCCGTTCCGTACCATCACTCCACGGTGCGCCCGTGACGGACCGTGGTCCATCCCCCGGACGGCCGATACCGGCCCCTACGGGTCCCCGTGCGAGTGACGCGCGCCGCGCGGGAGTTGACGCGCGGTCAGGACCAGCGGCCGGTGCGGGCCAGCAGCAGCGCGGTCGCCGCGACGCCCGCGGTGGAGGTGCGCAGCACCGTGGGACCCAGCCGGTACGGCGGCGCGCCCGCCTCGGCGAAGGCCGCCAACTCCTCCGGCGACACGCCCCCTTCGGGCCCGACGACCAGCACCAGCGAGCCGGCGCGCGGCAGTTCGGCGGTGGCCAGCGGCGCCGAGCCCTCCTCGTGCAGGACCGCGGCGAAGTCGGCGCCGCGCAGCAGCTGCGCCACCTGGCGCGTCGACATGGGCTCGGCGATCTCCGGGAAGCGCAGCCGACGGGACTGCTTGGCCGCCTCGCGGGCGGTGGCGCGCCACTTGGCCAGCGCCTTGGCGCCGCGCTCGCCGCGCCACTGGGTGACGCAGCGGGCGGCGGACCACGGCACCACCGCGTCCACGCCGGCCTCGGTCATGGTCTCCACGGCGAGTTCGCCGCGGTCGCCCTTGGGCAGCGCCTGCACCACGGTGACCGAGGGCGCGGGCGGGGCCTCGGCGCGGACCTCGCGGACGTCGACGTGCAGCACGTCCTTGCCCTCGGCCGCGGCCACCGTCCCGTAGGCGCCGCGCCCGGCGCCGTCGGTCAGCACGACCTCCTCGCCGGGGGCGAGCCGGCGCACGGACACCGCGTGGCGGCCCTCCGGGCCGTCCAGGGTCAGCCGCGCGGGCGGGCGGAAGCCGGCGGCGTCGCCGGAGCCGCCGGGGGCCGCTGGGCCGTATGGGCCGCCGGAGCCGTGCGGGCCTTGAGGGGCCGTCAGCGCGTCCAGGGACGCCGCCGGGACCAGGAACACCGGCGCGGTCACGTACGCGCTCCCCCGGCCGCTTCCAGCTCGGCGACCAGCGTCTCCACCAGCGCGCCCGCGGACAGCTCCCGGGCCAGCCGGTGGCCCTGGCCCGCCCACAGCGCCATGCCCTGCGGGTCGCCGGCCGCGGCGGCGGCCTTGCGCAGCGTCGAGGTCAGGTGGTGGATCTGCGGGTAGCCGGGCGGCGCGTAGGGGCCGTGCTCGCGCATGAAGCGGTTGAGCAGACCGCGGGCCGGGCGGCCGGAGAACGCGCGGGTCAGCTCGGTGCGGGCGAAGACCGGGTCGGTGATCGCCTTCTTGTGCAGCGGGCTCGCGCCGGACTCCGGGGTGACCAGGAACGCGGTGCCGAGCGACGCGGCGTCCGCGCCGGCCGCGAGCACCGCGGCGATCTGGCCGCCGCGCATCAGCCCGCCGGCCGCGATGATCGGCAGCTGCACGGCCTCGCGCACCTGCGGGACCAGCGTGAGCAGGCCCATCCCGGCGCCGTCGGACAGCGGGTCGTCGCGGTGCGTGCCCTGGTGGCCGCCGGCCTCCACGCCCTGCACGCACACCGCGTCGGCGCCGGCCCACTGCGCGGCCAGCGCCTCGGCGGGCGAGGTGACCGTCACCACGGTGAAGGTGCCCGCCTGGGCGAACGCGTCGAGCACCGCGCGGTCGGGGCAGCCGAAGGTGAAGCTCACCATCGGGACCGGGTCCTCCAGCAGCACCGCGACCTTCGCGTCGTACCCGTCGTCGCCGCCGACGTCCGGGTCGCCGAGCGCGGTGGCGTACCAGGCGGCCTCGCCGGCCAGCTGCTCGGCGTAGACGGCGATCGCCGAGGGGTCCGCGGTGGGCGGCTGCGGCATGAACAGGTTGACGCCGAAGGGCCGCGAGGTCAGGTCGCGCAGCTGGCGGATCTCCTGGTACATCGCCTCCGAGGTCTTGTACCCGGCGGCCAGGAACCCCAGGCCGCCGGCCGCGGACACCGCGGCGGCCAGCCGGGGGTTCGACGCGCCGCCGGCCATCGGGGCCTGCACGATCGGATACGCCGAGAACGCGGCGAGTTCGTCCATGACCTCATGGTGTCACGCGCCCCCGGCCCCCTCGACGCAGGGCGTCGGCCCTCCCCCCGCCGGACCTTGCCCCCCAGGGGCGCGGGGAACTGCGCGCTCAGCCCACCACCGGGCCGGTGGTCCGGATCGGCAGCCACAGCCCCTTCGGGCCGGTGGCGACCAACCCCCGCGTGGGAGCCGGTGAGGGTACCTCCCGGACGGAGTGCTGGGGGAGCAGTTCCCCCGCGCCCCCGCGGCGCCGAAGCCCGGCATCCGGGCGGCACCCGGGCGGCGGGAGACGCCAGGAGGCCGTTCTAACGGCCGTTGAACGCGTCCTTGAGGCGGGAGAAGAGGCCCTGCTGACCGGGCGCGAACTGACCGGTCGGCCGCTCCTCGCCGCGCAACTGCGCGAGCCGCCGCAGCAGCTCCTCCTGCTCCGGGTCGAGCTTGGACGGCGTGAGCACCTCGACGTGCACGACCAGGTCCCCCCGGCCGCCGCCGCGCAGGTGGGTGATGCCGCGCTGGTGCAGCGGGATCGACTGCCCCGACTGCGTGCCCGGCCGGATGTCGACCTCCTCCAGCCCGTCGAGCGTCTCCAGCGGGCACTTCGTGCCCAGCGCCGCCGCGGTCATCGGGATGGTGACCGTGCAGTGCAGGTCGTCGCCGCGGCGCTGGAAGACCGGGTGCGGCACCTCGCGGATCTCGACGTAGAGGTCGCCGGCGGGTCCGCCGCCGGGGCCGACCTCGCCCTCGCCGGCCAGCTGGATGCGGGTGCCGTTGTCGACGCCCGCGGGGATCTTGACGGTGAGGGTGCGGCGGGAGCGGACCCGGCCGTCGCCCGCGCACTCCGGGCACGGCGTGGGCACGACCGTGCCGAAGCCCTGGCACTGCGGGCACGGCCGGGAGGTCATGACCTGGCCCAGGAAGGACCGGGTGACCTGGGAGACCTCGCCGCGGCCGCGGCACATGTCGCAGGTCTGCGCGGAGGTGCCGGGAGCCGCGCCCTCGCCGTTGCAGGTGCCACAGGTGACCGCGGTGTCCACCTGGATGTCCTTGGTGGTGCCGAACGCCGCCTCGTCCAGCTCGATCTCCAGCCGGATCATGGCGTCCTGCCCGCGCCGGGTCCGCGAGCGCGGGCCGCGCTGCGAGGACTGGCCGAAGAAGGCGTCCATGATGTCGCTGAAGTTGCCGAAGCCGGCCCCGAAGCCGCCCGCGCCGCCGCCACCGCCCGCGGCGGACAGCGGGTCGCCGCCGAGGTCGTAGACCTGCTTCTTCTGCGGGTCGGAGAGCACCTCGTACGCGGCGTTGATCTCCTTGAACCGCTCCTGGGTCTTGGGGTCCGGGTTGACGTCCGGGTGCAGTTCGCGGGCGAGGCGGCGGAACGCCTTCTTGATCTCGTCCGGTCCTGCGTCGCGGCGCACGCCGAGCACGGCGTAGTAGTCCGTGGCCACTTACGACTCCGCCAGGATCTGTCCGACGTAACGTGCCACTGCGCGTACCGCTCCCATCGTTCCGGGGTAGTCCATGCGGGTCGGTCCGACCACGCCGAGTTTGGCGACTGCCTCGTCGCCCGAACCGTAGCCGACCGCCACCACGGAGGTGGAATTGAGGCCCTCGTGAAAATTCTCATGCCCGATGCGCACGGTCATCGACGGGTCCCAGGTCTCGCCCAGGAGCTTGAGGAGGACCATCTGCTCCTCCAGCGCCTCCAGCACCGGGCGGATGGTCAGCGGGAAGTCGTGGTTGAAGCGGGTGAGGTTCGCCGCGCCGCCGAGCATGATCCGCTCCTCCTTCTCCTCCACGAGGGTCTCCAGGAGGGTGGCGAGCACGGTGGCCACCGCCGGCCGGTCGTCGGGCTCGAAGCCCTCGGCCAGGTCCTGCACCAGCGGCGGCACGTCGCTGAAGCGGCGGCCGACGACCCGGCTGTTCAGCCGGGCCCGCAGGTCGGCCAGGACGGTCTCGCCGACCGGGCCCGCGCAGTCGACGATCCGCTGCTCGACCCGGCCGGTGTCGGTGATCAGCACCAGCATCAGCCGGGCGGGCGCCAGCGAGAGCAGTTCCACGTGGCGGACCGAGGAGCGGGTCAGCGAGGGGTACTGCACGACGGCGACCTGCCGGGTGAGCTGGGCGAGCAGCCGGACGGTGCGGCCGACCACGTCGTCCAGGTCGACCGCGCCGTCCAGGAAGTTCTGGATGGCCCGGCGCTCGGCGGCCGACAGCGGCTTGACGCCGGCGAGCTTGTCGACGAAGAGCCGGTAGCCCTTGTCGGTGGGGATGCGGCCGGCGCTGGTGTGGGGCTGGGCGATGTAGCCCTCCTCCTCCAGCACGGCCATGTCGTTGCGCACCGTGGCGGGCGAGACGCCGAGCTGGTGCCGCTCGGTCAGCGCCTTGGAGCCGACCGGCTCCTCGGTGCCGACGTAGTCCTGGACGATGGCACGCAGCACCTCAAGCCTGCGTTCGCTGAGCATCGCGCACCTCCAGCCGCGGGTCCCGGACCTGCTGCCTGGCACTCCGCGGTTTCGAGTGCCAGCTTTCCCGCAGCCAGTGTACGGCGAGGCGGCGAGGGCTCGGCAAGAGCGGCTCCGTATTCGGTCATCCTCGGGGCGGTACGGTCGCCCCCGTGGATGTCGACGAGAACGCGCGGGGCCGGCCGGGACGGCCCGTCCGGGGACTCGGTGTGGGAGCAGCTGGCCCCCGGGGTGGCCCGGCGGCGGCTGCCGTTCCTGGACGTGACGGTGGGGCTGGTGGTGGGCGCGGACGCGGCGCTGCTGGTGGACACCGGGTCGACGCTGCGCGAGGGCGCGGAGCTGGCGGAGCAGGCCGCGGCGCTGACCGGGCGCCCGGTCAGCCATGTGGCGCTCACCCACGGCCACTTCGACCACGTTCTCGGCGCGGCGGCGCTGCCCGGGGCGCGGGTGTACGGGCACCGGGCGCTGCCGGCGTACCTCGCCGGGGAGCGGGAGGCGCTGCGCGCGGACGCGGTGCGGCACGGCGTCGGCCCGGAGGAGGCCGCGGCGGCGGCGCGCTCGCTCGCCGTGCCGGACACGACGGTCGACGGCGCGCTGGCGCTCGACCTCGGGGAGCGGCCGGTGCGGCTGGTGCACCCCGGTCCCGGGCACACCGCGCACGACCTGGTGGTGCTGGTGCCGGGCGCGACGGCCAGCGACCCGGCGGTGGTCTTCTGCGGCGACCTGGTCGAGGAGTCCGGCGACCCGCAGGCCGACGACGCGGCGGTCCCGGCCCGCTGGCCCGGCACGCTGGACGCGCTGCTGGCGCTGGGCGGGGAGACCGCGCGGTACGTGCCGGGGCACGGCGCGGTGGTGGACGCGCGGTTCGTCCGGGAGCAGCGGGACGCGCTGGCGCGGAGGTTCGGCGCGGGGCCGCGGTAGCGGAGGGGCGGGGCGGCGCGGCGATGCGCGGCGGCGCGGCGGCGCGGCGTGACGATGCGCGGCGGCGCGGCGTGACGATGCGCGGCGGCGCGGCGTGACGATGCGCGGCGGCGCGGCGTGGCGATGCGCGGCGGCGCGGACGGCGGGGCCGACCCGCCGGGGAGGCGACCGGCACGGTACCGCGACCGGCCGGGCGGCCCTGGCTACGATCTCCCCCATGCGCAGCCGCAGTTACGACGCCGATCTCACCCCGCCGTGGAAGAAGCAGGCGCCCGCGCCCGAGGTGGCCGCCGAGCGGGACCTGGTGGTCGAGGAGGCCGCGACGGGCTTCTGCGGGGCCGTGGTGCGGGTGGAGAAGACCGCCGAGGGGCTCACCGTCACCCTGGAGGACCGGTTCGGCAAGCTGCGGGTCTTCCCGATGACCCCGCGCGGCTTCCTGATCGACGGGAAGCCGGTGACGCTGGTGCGCCCGCGGGCCGCGGCCCCCGCGCCGCGCGGCCCGCTGCTGTCGGCGTCCGGGTCGATCGCGGTCACCGGCGCCACGGCCCGGGTCGCCCGGGCGGGCCGGATCTACGTCGAGGGCCGGCACGACGCCGAGCTGGTCGAGCGCGTCTGGGGCCACGACCTGCGGGTCGAGGGCGTCGTCGTGGAGTATCTGGAGGGCGTGGACGACCTGCCGGCCGTGGTCGAGTCCTTCGGCCCGGGCCCGGGGGCCCGCCTCGGCGTCCTGGTGGACCACCTGGTCCCCGGCTCCAAGGAGTCGCGGATCGCCGCCTCGGTCACCGGCCCGGACGTCCTGGTCGTCGGCCACCCCTACATC from Actinacidiphila sp. DG2A-62 includes:
- a CDS encoding DUF3097 domain-containing protein encodes the protein MRSRSYDADLTPPWKKQAPAPEVAAERDLVVEEAATGFCGAVVRVEKTAEGLTVTLEDRFGKLRVFPMTPRGFLIDGKPVTLVRPRAAAPAPRGPLLSASGSIAVTGATARVARAGRIYVEGRHDAELVERVWGHDLRVEGVVVEYLEGVDDLPAVVESFGPGPGARLGVLVDHLVPGSKESRIAASVTGPDVLVVGHPYIDVWEAVKPASVGIPGWPRVPRGEDWKIGVCRALGWSHLTTGEAWQRILACVSSYRDLEPELLGRVEELIDFVTEPGA